A window from Telopea speciosissima isolate NSW1024214 ecotype Mountain lineage chromosome 8, Tspe_v1, whole genome shotgun sequence encodes these proteins:
- the LOC122670676 gene encoding homeobox-leucine zipper protein HAT5 gives MDSGRLFFDASCHGNMLFLGNQDSIFRGTGSMLNMEESTKRRPFFSSPEELMDEEYYDEQLPEKKRRLTSGQVHLLEKSFETENKLEPERKTQLAKKLGLQPRQVAVWFQNRRARWKTKQLERDYDVLKSSYESLLSDYESMLKEKDKLKAELVALKEKQQAKEATGDGGQIPVGPVVEPEGGLGEEGAVQISVKVEDRLSSGSGGSAVVDVDDGGLQLVDSGDSYFPDEEEYHHGCMAGDGSGSGPVDRVEDNGSDNGGTYFSGDFASVDHQSNEATEPLAWWVWS, from the exons ATGGATTCCGGTCGTCTGTTCTTCGATGCTTCCTGCCATGGGAACATGTTGTTCCTTGGGAACCAAGATTCCATCTTTCGAG GAACAGGATCGATGCTGAACATGGAGGAAAGCACGAAGAGACGCCCTTTCTTTAGCTCGCCGGAAGAACTCATGGATGAAGAATATTACGACGAACAGCTTCCAGAAAAGAAACGGCGCCTTACCTCTGGGCAG GTTCACCTCTTGGAGAAGAGCTTCGAAACAGAGAACAAGCTGGAGCCAGAGAGGAAGACACAGCTTGCGAAGAAGCTCGGTCTGCAACCGAGGCAGGTTGCCGTGTGGTTCCAGAACCGCAGGGCTCGTTGGAAGACGAAGCAGCTCGAGAGAGATTATGATGTTCTCAAGTCATCTTACGAATCCCTTCTCTCCGATTACGAATCCATGCTTAAGGAGAAAGATAAGCTCAAAGCTGAG TTGGTGGCCCTGAAGGAGAAACAGCAGGCAAAGGAAGCAACAGGAGATGGTGGTCAGATACCGGTTGGACCAGTGGTCGAACCGGAAGGAGGGCTGGGAGAGGAAGGAGCGGTTCAGATAAGCGTGAAGGTGGAGGATAGGCTGAGCTCAGGGAGCGGAGGAAGCGCGGTGGTGGACGTCGATGATGGTGGTCTACAGCTGGTGGACAGCGGCGACTCTTACTTTCCTGATGAGGAGGAATACCACCATGGCTGTATGGCGGGAGATGGATCTGGCTCTGGGCCTGTCGATAGGGTGGAAGATAACGGCAGTGACAATGGTGGCACTTACTTTTCCGGCGACTTCGCCAGTGTCGACCACCAATCGAATGAGGCCACCGAACCCTTGGCCTGGTGGGTCTGGTCTTga